Part of the Woronichinia naegeliana WA131 genome, TTGGATTCAGGATTATTTCACCCAAACTCAAGACCTACCTAGCTCGTCCCTCACAACTCGATTGGCAGAAAGATTAAAAATTGAACTCTCTAGGGAAGAATCTGCCACAGAAGTCTATTTTGATGACCAAAGTTTTGAAACCTGGGAGTTAACGCTAGATCGGGCTAGCTTGACGGAAATCCTACAGAAAAACCAATTATTTGAACAATTAGATGCCTTGATGAATCAGGTATTACAACAGGGTCGCCGCAGTGGCATTAGTCCTGAATCGATTGATCAAGTGCTTTTGGTGGGGGGAACGTCCCAAATCCCGGCTATTCAAACCTGGTTACAGAGCCATTTCGCGCCTGCTAAAATTCGCAGCGATCGCCCCTTTGAAGCCGTTGCCCTGGGAGCTTTGAAACTATTTCAGGGGCAAGAAATCCAGGATTTTTTGTATCATAGTTATGGCATTCGCTATTGGAACCGTCGTCAGAATTGTCATAGTTGGCATCCGATTATTAAGGCAGGCCAAGGCTATCCCATGCAGCAACCTTTAGAATTAACCCTCGGAGCTTCCCTCGAAAATCAGCCTAGTATTGAACTGATTATTGGGGAGTTAGGTTCCTCTTTAGGGGCGACTGAAGTTTATTTTGAAGGCGATCGCTTAGTGACTCGTTCTTTAGGCAATGAAGAATTTACGGTGCAACCCCTCAATGATCGCAAAGGCGCACGCACTATTGCTCAATTAGATCCTGCCGGTTTTCCTGGCCGCGATCGCATTAAAGTTCAATTTTGGATTGATGCCCAGCGTTTTCTCCGCATCTCTGTGGAGGATATCTTGCTACAAAAAAACTTGCTTGAGAATCAGATTGTCGCTCAACTAAGCTAGTTAAAATCAAATTAAATAATCTATCTAAGTAGCTGGACAGTGCGAAGTTCTAGGAAAATCAACGAGTTTACTAGGGTTTCAGCCCCCAACGTCCTTCACCCCTCTTCCAGACTCACAATCGCTGAAAGGCTTTCAATGCAAGGCTTTTAGGCATTTTGTCAAAATGTCTGACAGAGAACTTCGCACTCTCCAGTAAGTAGGTAGATCTTAAAATTTATAACCCATATTCCGTACTGATTAAGAGGAAGTAAAAAATAAACTCAGAAATAGCGACGGAATAGCTACAATCAAATTAACCAGTCAATCACCTTACAACCCATATTTCGTACTGATTTTGAAAAAATAAAAATAAAGTGAGAAATGGTAACGGAATAGTTAAAATCAAATAAGCGAATAAACCTCAAGAGAAAATGACTAAGTTAAGCGTTAAAAATCTGGACCATTTAGGGATAATCGCCAGCAATTCCAAATTCAAACGGTAACATAGGATACAGACACGATCTTGTTTTTATGAATATAAGAGATATTAACCTAATCTCTGAGTTTTTTTGCATTCCCCCCTCGAATCTCGGTCTCTTAGAGAGTCAGTAACCTGCAAACAAACTTGATCAATCACTAAATAGAGCATTACATTGATTCTAAATATTGGCATTAAACCCCTTGACCGTAAGCACTTCAGGGATTTTGTATGGGTGCGACCTTTAGTTGATAAAAGCTGTTGTAATCAGGGTTCTACAGGGAACCCATATTGATCAAGTTTTGCCCAAAATTGACTCCATCGTTCCTTCGTTAATACCAAAGCTCGTAGGCTCAAAATAATTCCTGCTCCTTTTTCCTTCCATCGCATCCCTGAACAACATAATCGTTGTTTGACCAACGTCTTACAAGCTGCTTCCGTAACACCTGAACCAATCGGATACTTTTTCTCTAAGTATTCAGCATAATCCATTTGATGCTGATGATTCTCGTAATAAGTAATCGCCGCTTGTAGTTTCTCGGTAAGATTCTTAGAATGACTTTTTTCTTCTTTGACTTCTTTCATCAGATTTAGCAGTTCTCCTGCTTTTCCTTTTTCATGCTTGAGTTCTCGACAATTTTTACTCAACCATTCTTTTTGTTTTGACACGGTATTCGGATGCAACGCTTCTGCCAAGGCACCTAAGTAACCAGAGGCATGATAGAAATCTAATATCTGTTCTTCCGTTTGCTTTTCTAAAAACTTCCAATTTGATTCTGCCCCGTCTGCTATCCCGACCAATGTTGCCTCTGGATAACGGTTTTTCGCTCGCTCAATTTCTTTTTCTAATCTTTCTAGAAAACTCTTTTTTCCATACTCTGGTGCCGCACCTAGATAGATTGTATGTTGACGTTCGCCTTCACTATCGTATAGGGAAACGGTTCCCACCATTGCTTCACGGTAGCCATCCTCACACATCAGCATACAGGTTCCATCTAATCCTATTCCCACTGTTGCAATTTGGCTATCCTCCTTGGGCGGGGCATAACTCCACGCTTCTTCTTTTGCCTGTACCACACTTCCTACTGCTTTACTCAATCTTTGGATATAGGATAGCGCTACTTTTCTACCATGATTTTCTAATAAATCATTTTTCATCTCTTTGCCTGCCATCCCTGACATTTTTGAGGATACCTGTTTTGCCAATAATGGCGTTGATGTTATGATTATCCTTGCTTCTCTTTCTAAGGGGCAATACGTTTTTCCTCCTACTGAACGCTGATAAGCTGTCATCACTCTAAGTGGATATAAGGTAGAATATATAGACTTACTTTTTTGTATGACTATGCTGACGTTAAACTTCTTAGACCAAAAGACCAAGAAAGAGCTACAAAAAGCCCTTAAAACGGAAGAGCACGCAGTTACAAGAGAGAGAATATTGATTATGTTACTGAGAAATGAAGGAAAAACGTATGATGAAATATCAGGATTATTAGGATGTTGCAAACGACAAGTATGGTACTGGTGTAATAATGGAAATCCGAAAGAGATAGAAAGCTTAAGAGACAAAAGAAAAAAAGGAAATCACAGGAAAGTAACAGAAGAATACATAGAGAAATTGACGGAGATAATAATGAAAGAGCCTGAAGAGTTTGGATATGAATTTGGACGTTGGACAGTAGCAAGACTATCAACTCATATGGAAAAAGAAACGGGTATATTGTTAGGAAATACACAACTTAGAAATATTCTTAAAAAAAAGAGATTTGTCTACATCTGGGCAAAATATAGTCTAGAAGATAAACAAGATGAGCAAAAAAGAGAGGAATTTAGAAAGAAATTTGAAGAGTACAAGAAGCTTTTGAAAGAAAAGCCAGAATCAATCCAGATATGGTTTTGGGATGAAAGTGGCTTCAGCTTAAGAGTAATACGGAGAAAACATTGGACAAAAAAAGGAAAGCGTAAAAAAGTGAGGGGAGATAGAAGAAAAGGAAGAGTCAATGTAATGGGTGGTATTAGATATACTGACAAAAAACGGTGGGTTGATTTGATTCCCACTGGTAACTCTCAGAACTTCAAGAGTGTATTATTAAAATTTTACAAAGACATACAAAGAGAATGGATAGAACAAGGAAATAAAAAAGAAGACTTTGAAAAGAATGGTCCGAAGATTGTGATTATTTTAGATAATGCGAGCTTCCACAAAAAGCAAGAAATTCTAGACGAGAGCACGGAAGAAATGCCAAACATTATTTTGGAGTTTTTACCCCCCTATAGTCCCGATTATAATTTAATGGAATTGGTATGGCATTCAGCCAAAGAATATATTGCAAATAAATTATTCAAATCAATTGAAGAATTAGAATCTCTCATCCATAAACTTCTTAATGAAGGTGGATTGACAATATGTTGGGGACGTAAAATCAAAAACAAGGGCTCAAGTATTATTGCAAGTTAAACTGATGACAGCTTATACATGACGATTCACTATAACCTCACCATAAGGTGTTTGATATTCTTTCGGTTGCTCTCCCTTACTCTTCCAGATTTCTTCACCGATTTTTAAGGGTGAACCATCTGTATCTAAATATTTCAAGGCTTCTTTGCTGGCGATGCAACCTACTTCGTTTAAGCCTTTTTGAATATTTATTTCTGTATCCAACATTGAACGACTGAGTTCTAATGTTAGTTCTATTTTTATCTTTGAACCCTCTACATTAATTAGTTTTGCTGTCATCATTGTTTCCTCTTTGTCACTTTTCATCTCATGTTAACACTTTTCTTTTCCTTCATCAACTAAAGGTCACACCCTTTTGTATCTTTAGCTACATTCTGAATCTGGAATTGCTGTCCTACAATACAGGGCAAACGCATCTAAATTCTAGACTCCTTATCTGATAAGACTTTCAGCATTTCATAAAAAATCAATCATGATCTCGGAAACCTTTATCCAGCCTACCTTTCAAAAATAAGATGCGTTCGCCCTGTCCTACAATATTCCTATATCCGTTGGATATTTTATATCGGCTGGTGTACAAGTCGCATCTAACAATAACTTACCTTCATTTTCTTCTTTTTTTTCTACTCCCTCAACCTTCTTTACCATTTCTTTATTGATTTTATTTGTTAATTCCATCCCTATTCTTTTACGAAAATTAACCATCGTTGATGCTTCAAACGGCTCCTCGCTACTGTAGCTCTCTATTCCGATAAAGTATTGTAAATACGGATTTTCTTTTATTTGCTCTACTGTTTCTCTATCACTTATTCCTAACCTTTCTTTAATGATTAATGCCCCTAATACTATTCTAAATGACTTCGCTGGTGCTCCTTTTTCTTCTTTGAAATTTTTAGTATATTCTCCTTCAAATTCCTCCCATGTAATCATTTTTGACATTTTTATCCAACGATTTTCTTCGTCCAATTTCTCCTCAAACAGGTTTTTGAAGTTTTCCAGTGTTTTTTCTGCGTACTGCCTTTTTTGCGATACATACTATTAAGGGGAGGGATGCAAAGTTTTCGGCTCATTTTAGCTTATTTTCCTACACCTTTGACATTGTTATTATGGCTATACTTTTTTCTCTATAAGGGTTTTAGCCTTTTTCAGCAAGCCCTAAATAAATAACGGTTTGATGTAGTTTTCTTTGGGGAAATTTGCGATAGAGCCGCAGGTAATAGTCGGCCATACGAAAAGGAATATTGGCATTAGGTTCGGTTTGAAATTCTAAAGGTAGGACAATTTCTGTAGATTCCAAAAAAATAATCGAATCAGCGCGAATCGGTTCAAGAGAAAGTTCGGATGGTTCAATTTTAGTAAGAGAAATTGGCTCTCCTAGTAACCAATTGGCAAAGTCGGCAGAGAAGTTTTCAGCTAGAAATTTACAGGTATTATCGAACATTATTACAAAATTTCTATCC contains:
- a CDS encoding Hsp70 family protein produces the protein MSYAIDFGTSNTVIARWNTITQQAESLKLKALSGQISPNPPLIPSWVYVNNAALNQIWVGQEVGDRGLDLRGDQRFFRSFKRGIGSKIQGFLPELDEVPISFEQVGTWFLDRLVQELEQEEGQKIDSLVLTVPVDSFEAYRHWLSQRCQAWGIERVSLLDEPTAVALGYEATQADILLVVDFGGGTIDLSLVQLNKSQKSDSPQGFLLKWGDRLMGNSSGQRAKLAQVIAKAGCNLGGTDLDHWIQDYFTQTQDLPSSSLTTRLAERLKIELSREESATEVYFDDQSFETWELTLDRASLTEILQKNQLFEQLDALMNQVLQQGRRSGISPESIDQVLLVGGTSQIPAIQTWLQSHFAPAKIRSDRPFEAVALGALKLFQGQEIQDFLYHSYGIRYWNRRQNCHSWHPIIKAGQGYPMQQPLELTLGASLENQPSIELIIGELGSSLGATEVYFEGDRLVTRSLGNEEFTVQPLNDRKGARTIAQLDPAGFPGRDRIKVQFWIDAQRFLRISVEDILLQKNLLENQIVAQLS
- a CDS encoding ISKra4 family transposase, producing the protein MSGMAGKEMKNDLLENHGRKVALSYIQRLSKAVGSVVQAKEEAWSYAPPKEDSQIATVGIGLDGTCMLMCEDGYREAMVGTVSLYDSEGERQHTIYLGAAPEYGKKSFLERLEKEIERAKNRYPEATLVGIADGAESNWKFLEKQTEEQILDFYHASGYLGALAEALHPNTVSKQKEWLSKNCRELKHEKGKAGELLNLMKEVKEEKSHSKNLTEKLQAAITYYENHQHQMDYAEYLEKKYPIGSGVTEAACKTLVKQRLCCSGMRWKEKGAGIILSLRALVLTKERWSQFWAKLDQYGFPVEP
- a CDS encoding IS630 family transposase; translated protein: MLTLNFLDQKTKKELQKALKTEEHAVTRERILIMLLRNEGKTYDEISGLLGCCKRQVWYWCNNGNPKEIESLRDKRKKGNHRKVTEEYIEKLTEIIMKEPEEFGYEFGRWTVARLSTHMEKETGILLGNTQLRNILKKKRFVYIWAKYSLEDKQDEQKREEFRKKFEEYKKLLKEKPESIQIWFWDESGFSLRVIRRKHWTKKGKRKKVRGDRRKGRVNVMGGIRYTDKKRWVDLIPTGNSQNFKSVLLKFYKDIQREWIEQGNKKEDFEKNGPKIVIILDNASFHKKQEILDESTEEMPNIILEFLPPYSPDYNLMELVWHSAKEYIANKLFKSIEELESLIHKLLNEGGLTICWGRKIKNKGSSIIAS